The following DNA comes from Quercus robur chromosome 1, dhQueRobu3.1, whole genome shotgun sequence.
GACTAAGTTGGCGGAAATTGCTGGGAGATCAAATGCCTCATCAATAATATCTGGTGCAGTCTATCTTATTAGTGCTGGGAGCAGTGACTTTGTTCAGAACTATTACATTGATCCTTTACTTTACGAGGCCTATACTCCTGATCAGTTCTCAGACATTCTCATTCAATCCTATACAGATTTCATTCAGGTCCCTCATATAAACCATCAATGGAGTTTACTTTAGCAGTTTAGCCATTCTCTAATGTATAAGATAGAAAGTAACTGTAGTGTactttgcccaaaaaaaaaatcacaatattttttcacttgttttgaCGGTAAGTCACTGACACCACTTTATCACACACTAATCACAAAAGTTTTAAGTCAAtaattgtgggaaaaaaaaaaaaaaaaatttgtatcacTACTGCTACACTTATTATCACCCACTAATCACGGAAACACTCATATACTTTCCACATTGATAAGTCATAAGTGCCCCCAATATGTTCTTCCTACATGTTCTAGTCAGCTAGTTCAACAGTGAGACTAGTCATTATTTTAGACTCACCagaaatttgttgaattttttcacttttaatgTTCATATTTTTCACCAATTGGATCAAAACTaagttctagttagctcaactgctAAAGTCTCTTGTcgtcaaataagagatttgtgaTTCAAACACatcctacaccaaaaactaaccagtgtcttaatttgatgataagagcaATCATTATAAGTGCACGCTATAGATTTAAATTATACCCTATTTATctcccccaacaaaaaaaaaaaaaaaaaaaaaaaaaaaaaaaaaaaaaaaaaaaaactctacaaaaATACAACACTGTATTAAAGTGTTTATATGAATGATTGTGAGTTATAtgcaacttaaaaaaaaaaagtccaatttcACATTGCTAAACAACATTTTGTGACAGAACCTATATGATTTGGGAGCTAGGAAAATTGGAGTGACAACACTGCCCCCAATGGGATGCCTGCCAGCAGCCATCACAATATTTGGGTTGGATAGCAACAAGTGTGTGGCTAGGTTAAACCATGATGCAGTTTCCTTCAATACAAAGCTCAATGCCACATCTCTGAGGTTGCAAAAAAAGCTTTCTGGCCTCAATTTGGTTGTCTTTGACATCTACAAAACTCTCTTCGATCTTGTCACTAAACCTACAGATAATGGTACGTGGATTACTCCTTTGACTCTTGGGCTTGTGTGCCACATCTCAAGCCCAACTCCTTAAACACTAtcattttgtttaaaacttattagttactttttttttctttttttttgagaaacaaaactTATTAGTTACTGATTAATAACATTAGTCTAATTAATCATAATAGTGTTAGAAATTAGAGAAattattcattcatttttcCTCTAATTGGTTCAAAAATAGACAAAGTGCTCATTTGGTAAAGCAAtttcaaattacactttttcaaAGTATAACTTTTCTAgactaaaatatttatttatatattttaaaatatagctttttcataaaggaaaaaaatttagttccaaatcaataaataattaaataaataactccaaatttgtttaaaactaaactTTGTACTTTTCCAATAACCCCATTTTCAAAAGAACAGACTAATTAGACTTACCATTAAGCTCAGGTTAGACCCTAAGCGTTAAAAAGGCTTTTACATGGGCTAGTTCTGCCAATAAGGTCAGACCATTTTGGGCCACTCAAACCCAATAGGGCATGATTGCTTTGACCCAGGGAAAGGCCAGATCGACCTAATCACGTatccctcttcttcttttttcctttttttttttttaattttttttaatttcagaataaattttttattaaccaaTTTTGCTCAGTCAcccatattattaaaaaaaaaatcctacaaatTTGAGCATGGCCCAGCTCAGTGTGAGCCTCTATTAAGAGAACAAACTCATTGGGCATTGACATTAATTGACTAATTACTATAATCTGTGTGATTACAGGGTTTTTTGAGGCAAGAAGGGGTTGCTGTGGGACAGGGTTGCTAGAAACATCAATACTATGCAATCCAAAATCAGTTGGCACATGTGCCAATGCATCGGAGTATGTATTCTGGGACAGTGTCCATCCATCAGAGGCTGCAAACAAAATTTTAGCCGATAATTTGCTCATAGATGGCATCTCCCTCATCGGCTAGTCAAACACTTGCATCTACATCAACATTATTCTGCTTTAGTCTTTGATTGATGTTGTTTCAAGTTTGGTTATTAGTGTTTCTCTTGTTTTGTGGTTCTACTTGGGTGAAAGTAAAAAAACAGCAGGATTTGTGAGTTGTATATTCAGATTTCTATTTAAGTTAATTGCTTTTGTATATTCTgacaagaaataaaataaagactaCAACTGTCTTATCTTTTACTTACTTTAAATTTGTGTCACAAATATACTTGTTAGAATTATTGTTGGGTaattgagagaagagagagaaagtggaaTATATAATTAACATGGTTCGACTTGATGGTCTAAGTCCCAACAAAAAGCCTATGATGGCTACGTCTTTGTGCTATTGAGATCTGTTATGTTACACTGATCCAATGTAGGGTATATACACTAGCTAGTCTTAGGCTAATTATATATTAATCCTACTTTGTTTAGTATTTAAGATGTAAGTAGTAGGCCTCCTCTGTCTTTGATCTCCAATAAAATGTCTCATAAATGAGTAAATGACTTACTTAGATGGGTGAACGAACTTGATCTAagtttcaatttgttgaaccATAACATGATTGAGCCTTTTGGTGTGATTAGAAAGGCTTTGCACATTATTTTGATTGGGATAGCATGCAAATGAATCAATGGATTATATGTCTCCAATGGTTGAAGAGATCTTTGGTGTCATTGAAACTTTAACATCTCCAGCTGTTTGAACTTTGATGACAATGGATAGTCCATCATGTTAGGGATGATAGGCAAATCAATTCTCTAACCTAAGTCATTGtggcaaaatttcaagatggtCAAATATTAATAACTATCTCATCCATAACTGaactgttttcaatttcaagcttttttattttaaaaattaaaaataaaacatgaatttttagATTAGATAGTAGATAACATATGATCAACACAAAATTTGGTGTGCGTGTTAAGATGATTGAAAACATATAATCTAAAAAGTTGTAGTGAAAAAATGAAGCTTGTCACTCGAGTTTTTCAATGACCCTTAACTTATGTGAATCCAAGATCATTTGACCAAAATGTCAAACTTtggggacaaaaaaaaaaaaaaaaaaaaaaaaaaaaaaaacaaacaaacaaaacaagatgGAGTTTTATCACTtccatattttttatatcttgTTTGATTTACATCTGATTTGTACATAACCAATTgttttgaaagaaataaaatcatctATAggtccttataaaaaaaaaaaaaaaaaaaaatcatctatagGTCTATCTAACATTTTCTTTGATAAGATAATCTAATTTATTAGTCAAACCTAGTCAAGTCTTGTATTTTGTGAGAAAGCCTTCAGGTTTCACATAAATTGGCCAATTTTCATAGAATCAAAGCAAGTGGCCTTAGTTTGTGcatccaaaccccatttttttatCACCCTTATTTTCTTAAGTAATGTTAAAAATACCTATAATGATCTAAGTAACATTACTTTCACCTAAGTTTATTACGAATTTACGATCAATAGTTGGAATAACGTTGTAAAGTACACACATTATTATATGGGCCGAaatcttatttttaaaacacaattttaaaataatttcaaaataaagtaTGTATGACGTGTGCATTGTGTAATAGTGAGTGTATAATTACATTTTCAGCAATAATCGTGCAAAAattgtgtgaaaaatattgtgagcgGCATTTTCTCTACCAAATTTTTCATCCTTCCCTTTTCACTGCACCCAGAGTAATAGGCTAATTCCCTCCTTTTTTCCTAAATGCGAAAGAAAacgtgagaaagagagagagagagagagagagagagagaaagaaagagggatGGACTTCGGGCTAGCAGCGCTGAAGCTGGTGTGCGCTCAGCTGAGGGAGGCCAAGGAAACACAGTCGCAAAACTCCTTCACTCTTGGCGGCATTCTCTTCCAACGCGCCTGGTTACAGGTCTTCCATTTTACTCTCTACTCTTCTTAATATCTCTCTCTATTAATATTGAATATTCTAATTCTTCTAATCACACCATACCCCCCAACACAACACaaccaaaacaaatcaaactaATCCGTTGTTGTGTGATCACTGGTCAGGGCGTTCTGGTCTCCACCTCCGACGCGGGAGCCCCCTTGCTTCTCGACGACGGCACCGGCGTTATCCACCTCTCCCTCTCCGGCGACTTCCGTCTCCGCCCTTGGAAGACAGGGATGTATGTAATGGTGGTTGGAGGTTACATTGCGAGTTTGGGTGAGCCCCCCATGATTAAGGtacaaaacacaacaaaacccctctgtttttttttttatatcagaTAGACATTGATGAGTACTGTTGAACCTTGATTAGAAGTAAGAATCTTGAACCCTTAGAAATTGTTTCCTTCTATCCACAATTTAGGAGAAATGCGACTTTTTAAGGTAGATATTTTGggacaatttttgttttaactATTGCAAACATTTGGGCATTGCATACATGGTTGTTGATATggaattttagtatttttcggGGTCACCTGAAAGTCTCTGTTGTGTCCTAATATCAGGTTCACAAGATTGTTGATCTTTCAGCATTCCCGGATCGAGAGGCAATGTGGTATCTTGAAGTTATTGAGGCATACAAACTGTTCTATGGTCCCAATTGAAGAACTTGTATGTTTCTGTTCAGATCATATAGTGGAGAGATAGTGAACTTAGTAACCCCATATGCAGATTGTAGCCCCATGATGCTGATTGAAATTGCCACAAAGGTCCCTTCATGGTTTCCCTCTTTGGCAAATTGTTACTTAGCAGTTAGCACCATTGatttacaagttttaaacttcTAATGACATTGATTTTGTGTTCTTTTTCACTAATTCCTTGACAAGTATAATGACATAGATATTTGAACTTGAGTGATGGAGTCCTGTAATTATTTCTCCCCTTTAGTAAATTGTACCGGTAATGTgattttgcaaaatttatagaCGGTTAATGACATTCTTTCATGCTTGTTATCCTCTGTTCTTTTTTGCATGGAATTTGAACATGAAGAATCAAAACTCCTAGTTTGAAGAGTTCAAAAGAATTGAAACCCAAAtgtgcattttattttttcttctattctcATATCTGCAGCTTAACAAACAGCTGCCTCTATTAATATCAGGTCATAACTTTTCATTTTCTGCGCTATATTTCAACACTTGGTGATCCAAATTCAGCCAGCCTCTCGAAATTTATAGCCTCTTTTAACCAGTTCACACTAAGTCGTCTAAATGAAACAAATCAAACCTTGAAAACTTAATGCTCACTCTTTTTACAATGTTCTGTCCTAACAAAATGTTTTGTGGTTGCCAACTAATGTGTACCATGAATTAGAGAGTTGTATCATGCTACAACAAAGCTTAAATTATCTGTGTTTTGATACAAGGAGAACAGCTAGAAGGGCAGCACATTATCAACCATCACAAGCCATCCCTGTCGTACTATTGATTCATGTTTCAACCAGGCTTAAGTAACTCTGATTTGATTCAAGCAGAAGTACTAGAAGGGCAGCACTTAACTAACCACGGCAACCCATCCGCCCCAAGCCCTTTCTTTTGCCAGTGAAGTGCATTAAGCAAGCAAATGTTTCTGATGACATGCCTTTATCTACATGCAATTTCCCCAAGGTCACATCAAAGATCCACTTGATTTCTATCAGAAAATCTACCTTGCTAAAGGGGGGCTGGAGCAATGTTAGCTGGCTGGGCTCATCAGATCATCGTTTTGATGTACAAGGCATAAATTGAATTTTTGCATTGTTGTAATGACAGCTGAAATTCCCACATTCCTTGCAGGATCCAGAATGGTGTTCCTCCTAGCAATATTCTGTGCAGGAGTCTGCTGTAATTGTATGGGACATACATCTCAAAAGTAGATCACAATTATGACACTTTCAAGAAAGATTATTCCCCAAAGCATGATGCAGAGAATCTGTAATAAAAGATTAAATATTAGCATCTGTGAATGAACATCATTCATAAATTTTTAGCTCTTTCCAAGCAAAAGTTCAATTAACATGTCGTATTCACACATGCAACAGCAAAAGGCAAACAATGCATTTTAGGGTCAATACAGGATATTAGAAGCAGTTATTTCCATCACAATTGGTAGGACTGGATATCAATAGGAGTATCAACAAACACAACAGCAAGAACATTAAGAATAGttataataaactaataaataggGATCCAAGTCCATCatcatatttctctctctctctaaaacacACCTACACATGTACACACTGGGGGTTGAACCAATCTTATTGACACTGCCATCAATTTATTGACTCATAATATGAAGATGGAACAAATCAGCTTTGGTACATTAAGATTCCCTCTTTACAATTCAGCTTCTAGATAAGATAGTTCCTTGCTCCAAACCAGGAAACAAAGAACCCTTAATTGAAGCAATTTCTCCATCCGATAACCGTTTACTCTTGTTATCAAAATACTTAAGACACAGTCAAGAACTGTGACTACATCATGCTTTAAGTCCATTACAGAATTGTAGAGAGAGAAGCTTTTCAAAAATTCTTGAGTTCATTGCTTTCCGCATGAACCAACATTGTGTTATTAGAAATGCCCCTCTGGTGAAAACTTCTATATATTTTTCAGTGAGACAGGTTTTCTCACTCGCTTTGTTTGACCTTCATTTTTAAGAGTTCCAATAAATAAACATGAAAAGATAAGATGATATCTAAGAGCAAAATGGTGTGAAACTAGCTTTATACTGCTTACATTCACagtcaagaaggaaaaaaaaaaaaatgcaacacaAAAAACTAGCTTCATACTCTAAGGTGATATTGTTGTTGCCACCATCTTCTGCTTACTATTTTCTCATGCATATCATAGAGAGCCTACAGCTTCTCAATGACTGTGACAGAGCTTAGAGCACCACTGACAACACTTTCCTAATGTGTCAGACCTACCACTCAAATAGATGACCATAATACTTGGATCAGAGCTGTAAATTGGCAGATCTCTTTTCAGATCAGTTTCTCAGAATTTTCAGCAAGCAAGGCCCGAGGTAATTAGCTATGGCGCCTGAGATTTAAGATTAAGCCCTAACAGGTCAGAATCaaaagaagtagaagaaatcaagaaattgtttaatctttttctttctaaactGCCTAAGCTCTCTGTTAACCAACCATAAAAGCCCAAAATCGGTTAACCACATAGTTGCTTGGGAACCaagtctctattttctataaTACTATTCAAAAGAGAATTCTCTattcaattttccaaaaatgtccctgttaaattaccgattgtctcaaaaacttaagctattgggatatggtaaatttaatcatttaaacaCATACTTCTAACACTCTCACTCTCGTGTGGGCCGAAACTATCTTTTTAATAAGTGAGGCCAAACACGTGGGATTTTAAATGGGAGATAGAGTGGAGGAGAAAAGGATTGAACTTAAGACCTCTTACTcaaataccatgttaaattaccgattgtcccaaaacCTTAAGTTATTTgaatatagtaaatttaatcatttaaccacatacttCTAACAATCCCTATTAAATAATCGTCATACCTAGTGCACAAAGCTCCCGCTTCTGCAGGATCTGGGAGAGGTGATTGGTAGGCCATCTTACctccattatttttttggagaggtTGATTCCTAGACTCAAACCCGCAACAAGTTGCTATGGACGGAAGGCACTTGCCATCACACCAAATGAGAGACCAAAGTCCTTAGAATAATGCAATGCATCAAGAGGTGATTGATCAACTCCCCAGTCACTTTGCACATACAACACCAGTAAACAATGATGATCTTGCGCAAAGATTACCCACTGTTAGAACTTTGCCATGAACCACTGTCCAAGCAAAAAGGCTACTTCTTTGGAACCTTGGACTTCCAAATTGGTTGCCATAAAAAAGAACCTGATAATAAGATTTCACATCAAACTTCTGTTTCTTAGATAATAAATAACCCATCCTATCTAAACCTCCCCCAAAGAT
Coding sequences within:
- the LOC126722532 gene encoding GDSL esterase/lipase At5g22810, with translation MSLLSSFLASFLFLVLLLFVANGQPLVPALIIFGDSVVDVGNNNDLETIIKSNFLPYGRDFVKHKPTGRFCNGKLASDFTAENLGFTSYPPAYLSKKAKGKNLLGGANFASAASGYFDATAKLYNAIPLEQQLEYYKEYKTKLAEIAGRSNASSIISGAVYLISAGSSDFVQNYYIDPLLYEAYTPDQFSDILIQSYTDFIQNLYDLGARKIGVTTLPPMGCLPAAITIFGLDSNKCVARLNHDAVSFNTKLNATSLRLQKKLSGLNLVVFDIYKTLFDLVTKPTDNGFFEARRGCCGTGLLETSILCNPKSVGTCANASEYVFWDSVHPSEAANKILADNLLIDGISLIG
- the LOC126722558 gene encoding uncharacterized protein LOC126722558; its protein translation is MDFGLAALKLVCAQLREAKETQSQNSFTLGGILFQRAWLQGVLVSTSDAGAPLLLDDGTGVIHLSLSGDFRLRPWKTGMYVMVVGGYIASLGEPPMIKVHKIVDLSAFPDREAMWYLEVIEAYKLFYGPN